Proteins encoded within one genomic window of Rhinoderma darwinii isolate aRhiDar2 chromosome 5, aRhiDar2.hap1, whole genome shotgun sequence:
- the LOC142652232 gene encoding uncharacterized protein LOC142652232: MQLMFDDVALYFSEEEWRNLGQSQRELYKEVMKENYANLLSLGLEMETPPVFQQIELWEKPDVPNIRVYDKSKLSSDTEIERPKQNTLRKTMPVDFLAVPTVANYVITKSGSPNENRTKKDVVDDCETPRPKKSLKDHPPKCLKCRGVFNCYCSLVNVNSKKQFVCVDCGKGYMQELHLIGHQRTHYRGLQYQCSLCEKSFKKISHLKKHQKTHQVIEYKCHSCPSAFQTSKDLKEHMAVHRKPKRCTKCGEKFDSDLQLILHVEEAHSRLLECSLCPQRFQYKKALVSHQREHVRNEIYKCHKCEKVYTRLIYFLKHAKVHSKDKGGDGDLQPKSPPKEPEAKKTNSKALTPNTQPLSNHNRVTDIIRWADGKDIPSKEDDSPRVGPSDSLLVMDPAKNQGQSLQRKKHLSDEDLAGLDVERLYRCKNCKKCFRHHRTLLRHGRSHSLVLVCHDCGQKFGKLLKLFMHRCKYERKRPYKCKYCEKAFSFRSLLHLHQHTHDSSKAGHGGTIPSKQPPIPFKETCPNTRKFTSPSSLLQKKSNGIQATENPSDVCTQDVIGISPTNLNKILKRPRQEIVACKDYVKRVCYRPSESRYTV; this comes from the exons ATGCAGCTGATGTTTGATGACGTGGCCTTGTATTTCTCAGAGGAAGAATGGAGGAACTTGGGTCAAAGCCAACGGGAACTTTACAAAGAAGTCATGAAGGAGAACTATGCAAATCTACTGTCTTTGG GACTTGAAATGGAAACACCGCCCGTGTTCCAGCAGATTGAGCTGTGGGAGAAACCGGACGTgccgaacatcagggtatatgacaAGTCAAAACTCTCCTCAGATACAG AAATCGAGAGGCCAAAACAAAACACATTGCGAAAGACAATGCCGGTGGATTTCCTGGCTGTGCCGACCGTCGCCAATTATGTGATAACTA AAAGTGGATCTCCCAACGAAAACCGGACCAAGAAGGACGTGGTTGACGACTGTGAAACTCCCAGACCGAAGAAAAGCTTAAAAGACCATCCGCCAAAATGTCTGAAGTGTAGAGGTGTCTTTAATTGCTACTGCAGCTTAGTGAATGTGAACAGCAAAAAACAATTTGTCTGCGTTGACTGTGGAAAAGGTTATATGCAGGAGTTGCATCTCATCGGGCACCAGAGGACTCACTACCGCGGACTACAGTATCAATGCTCCTTGTGTGAGAAGAGCTTCAAAAAGATCTCACACCTCAAGAAACACCAGAAAACTCACCAAGTCATTGAATACAAGTGTCACAGCTGCCCGTCGGCTTTCCAGACAAGTAAAGACTTGAAGGAACACATGGCAGTGCACCGGAAACCAAAGCGGTGTACCAAATGCGGTGAGAAGTTCGATTCTGACCTGCAACTCATCTTGCACGTGGAAGAAGCCCATTCAAGActcctagaatgttccctgtgtcCTCAGCGCTTCCAATACAAGAAGGCCCTAGTGAGCCACCAGCGCGAGCATGTAAGGAATGAAATATACAAGTGTCATAAATGTGAGAAGGTCTACACCAGACTGATCTATTTTCTAAAACATGCCAAAGTTCATTCCAAGGACAAAGGTGGTGACGGGGACCTCCAACCCAAGAGTCCTCCAAAGGAACCGGAAGCCAAGAAGACCAACTCCAAAGCCCTCACCCCCAACACACAACCACTTTCGAACCACAATAGGGTCACAGACATTATTCGGTGGGCTGACGGTAAAGACATCCCATCTAAAGAAGATGATTCCCCACGTGTCGGTCCTTCCGATTCTTTGTTGGTTATGGACCCTGCAAAGAATCAAGGGCAAAGTTTACAGAGGAAGAAACACCTTTCGGATGAGGATCTCGCAGGGCTTGATGTTGAGAGACTCTATAGGTGTAAGAACTGCAAGAAATGTTTCAGGCATCACAGAACGTTGCTGAGACACGGACGGTCTCACAGCCTGGTGCTTGTATGTCACGATTGTGGACAAAAGTTTGGGAAACTGCTGAAACTTTTTATGCATAGGTGTAAATATGAGAGGAAGAGACCGTACAAGTGTAAGTACTGCGAGAAAGCCTTCAGCTTCCGGTCCCTGCTTCACCTGCATCAACATACACATGATTCTTCCAAAGCTGGTCATGGTGGGACGATACCCTCCAAACAACCACCGATCCCGTTCAAGGAGACGTGTCCAAACACAAGGAAGTTTACATCACCATCAAGTCTCCTGCAAAAGAAATCCAATGGGATCCAAGCAACCGAGAACCCATCTGATGTGTGTACACAAGACGTCATTGGGATATCTCCGACTAATTTGAATAAAATCCTAAAGAGACCACGGCAGGAGATAGTGGCCTGCAAGGACTACGTGAAGCGCGTCTGTTACAGACCCAGTGAGTCTAGATACACTGTGTAA